The proteins below come from a single Halothiobacillus neapolitanus c2 genomic window:
- a CDS encoding glycosyltransferase 61 family protein: protein MKKFLFIHIPKAAGSSVNKLFLDALGLENCAIHLESRSEWRNEEERKNLITQKSFLSGHITFSEFEKKTNFDQYFSFAFLRDPYTHLISHLSWIRKLSDPGQETRFNEHPEYIQNLSKKLFSTNLQSTVELEDLVVNLTPQEFSLLDNVQTRYLRNNNNPRPVDEIDAIDAIKNISKISHIGTMENIDSDLSEISMALVSKKIDKAPIENMNPNSYGLNQDVVKKATRLLNLIKHDLVLYDFVKNKKNGVIKFNQVQKNSYSSGDEFQLFNPFTSKVKSSIYFGKKIECKLLSKQMFERFEPWFWNGDIDINQLEKSGAYNIPETKICFFEDLNLMAHGVLFYEDKILSDPSIHLSPAQLKAGGINPNVFELNNKNIILQKNLRISKITGEAIPISRPGEAVYGHWLVDILPRVILAKHEGYECPLISTIHIPNYARDLLSLIGFDDKNIITYKPAVEYVEIEKAIVPSYLRQESGFSNLMSLTSNAFSAYWSDKSEKKIFVSRGDYNSNQTLVNRAELIQLLEKHGFDIIEPHKLDIKEQISKFSEADLVIGEYGSAMHNTIFCKPNTRVIVLQSATPLPFVQAGLGRALNHPTGFLFGTPSPSHDTVNKGRSFIAPLDELKVILEKYT from the coding sequence ATGAAAAAGTTCTTATTCATACACATACCCAAAGCAGCTGGAAGCTCGGTAAATAAATTATTTTTGGATGCCTTAGGATTAGAAAACTGCGCAATCCATTTAGAAAGTAGATCTGAGTGGCGAAACGAAGAAGAAAGAAAAAATCTAATCACCCAAAAATCATTTTTATCTGGCCACATAACATTTAGCGAATTCGAGAAAAAAACCAACTTCGATCAGTATTTTAGCTTTGCTTTTCTCCGCGACCCTTACACACACCTAATTTCACATTTATCGTGGATAAGAAAACTATCTGACCCAGGCCAAGAGACAAGATTTAATGAGCATCCTGAGTACATTCAGAATCTGTCAAAAAAATTATTCTCAACAAATCTTCAGAGCACAGTTGAACTAGAAGATCTAGTTGTAAACTTAACACCCCAAGAATTCTCACTTCTTGATAATGTACAAACAAGATACTTAAGAAACAATAACAATCCACGCCCCGTGGACGAAATTGATGCAATAGATGCAATTAAAAACATTTCAAAAATTAGCCATATTGGAACCATGGAAAACATAGATTCAGATTTATCTGAAATAAGTATGGCTCTTGTTTCAAAAAAAATAGATAAAGCCCCCATTGAAAACATGAACCCTAATAGCTATGGCCTAAACCAAGATGTTGTAAAAAAAGCCACGAGATTGCTGAATCTTATTAAACATGATTTAGTGTTATATGATTTTGTCAAGAACAAAAAAAACGGGGTAATTAAATTCAATCAAGTTCAAAAAAACTCATACTCATCGGGCGATGAATTTCAATTATTCAATCCGTTCACATCTAAAGTTAAATCATCGATTTATTTTGGTAAAAAAATCGAATGTAAGTTGCTATCCAAACAAATGTTTGAAAGGTTTGAACCATGGTTCTGGAATGGTGACATTGATATTAATCAACTCGAAAAATCAGGAGCATACAATATCCCCGAGACTAAAATATGTTTCTTTGAAGATCTTAACCTGATGGCGCATGGCGTCCTTTTTTATGAAGATAAAATATTATCCGATCCAAGTATACATCTATCGCCAGCTCAGCTCAAAGCAGGGGGAATAAACCCTAATGTATTTGAATTAAATAATAAAAATATTATTTTACAAAAAAATCTTCGCATATCAAAAATCACAGGTGAGGCTATTCCAATTTCACGACCTGGTGAGGCAGTTTATGGCCATTGGTTGGTAGACATACTTCCACGAGTTATTTTGGCAAAACATGAAGGGTATGAATGCCCTTTAATCTCAACCATCCACATTCCAAACTATGCAAGAGATTTACTTTCCCTGATCGGCTTTGATGATAAGAATATTATAACTTATAAGCCTGCCGTCGAATATGTGGAAATTGAAAAAGCAATTGTTCCATCTTACCTTAGACAAGAAAGTGGATTTTCTAATTTAATGTCACTAACATCGAATGCCTTTTCTGCATATTGGTCGGATAAAAGTGAAAAAAAAATATTTGTCAGCAGAGGGGATTATAACAGCAACCAAACCCTAGTTAATCGCGCTGAATTAATTCAACTTCTTGAAAAACATGGTTTTGATATTATCGAACCCCACAAACTTGACATTAAAGAGCAGATAAGTAAGTTTTCGGAGGCAGATCTTGTAATTGGTGAGTATGGCTCTGCTATGCATAACACTATTTTTTGCAAGCCTAATACCAGAGTGATTGTTTTGCAATCCGCAACGCCCTTACCGTTTGTCCAAGCAGGTCTAGGGCGGGCGTTAAATCACCCAACAGGATTCTTATTTGGCACCCCCTCACCAAGTCACGATACGGTTAATAAGGGCAGATCGTTTATAGCACCCTTGGATGAATTAAAAGTAATCCTTGAGAAATACACATAA